A window of the Candidatus Tanganyikabacteria bacterium genome harbors these coding sequences:
- a CDS encoding protein-L-isoaspartate(D-aspartate) O-methyltransferase, with protein sequence MVRRQLLARGIDDPRVLQAMGELPRELFVEPHMRTEAYKDQALPIAEGQAISQPYMVAAMTQALRLGPSDRVLEIGTGSGYQAAVLACLAAWVVTVERKAFLAARARDRLAALGLRNVQVELSDGTLGFPAAAPFDAIVVTAEAPKLPVALLAQLAIGGRLVIPLAGQEGATLVRFCKTGDRDWRQEALMRCFFVPLVGQEGYLTDEGRG encoded by the coding sequence ATGGTCCGGCGCCAGTTGCTCGCTCGCGGCATCGACGATCCGCGGGTCCTCCAGGCGATGGGCGAATTGCCGCGCGAACTGTTCGTCGAGCCGCACATGAGGACCGAAGCCTACAAGGATCAGGCGCTGCCGATCGCCGAGGGCCAGGCGATCTCGCAGCCCTACATGGTCGCGGCGATGACCCAGGCGCTGCGGCTCGGCCCCTCGGACCGGGTCCTGGAAATAGGCACGGGCAGCGGCTACCAGGCGGCGGTGCTGGCGTGCCTGGCCGCCTGGGTCGTGACGGTCGAGCGCAAGGCCTTCCTGGCGGCCCGCGCCCGCGATCGCCTCGCCGCCCTCGGCCTGCGCAACGTCCAGGTGGAGCTCTCGGACGGCACCCTGGGATTTCCCGCTGCGGCGCCCTTCGACGCCATCGTGGTCACCGCGGAGGCGCCGAAGCTGCCGGTCGCCCTGCTGGCTCAGCTGGCGATCGGCGGTCGCCTGGTGATCCCGCTGGCCGGGCAGGAGGGAGCGACGCTGGTGCGATTTTGCAAGACCGGCGACCGGGACTGGCGGCAGGAAGCGCTGATGCGCTGCTTCTTCGTGCCCCTGGTCGGCCAGGAGGGCTACCTCACCGACGAGGGCCGCGGCTAG
- a CDS encoding CCA tRNA nucleotidyltransferase: MARSLDLSTLSALAGHPACVALKARPSPPDVAIVGGTVRDTLLGRKHPDLDLCVTADPEEVASALRGALGGSWFVLDPVFGVVRFHAGGQEVDLALRQGESWDADLRRRDLTINALGLVMVEGGVPVEPPLLRDPTGGLGDLEARLVRATSRAALEADPVRTLRVFRFGAVLDFAIDPQTRGWVAELAPALRQVAMERVRDELFKLLAAPRCAPHLAGVADAGLLEVAIPELAWARGTASTGHFDGFRHRLEAVRVLDWLLSRESPLPADLRDFLAEHLAAPLSGGRSRGALVRAAMMLQGLPRPADDLARDLRLATAEVRYVRAAVRGMSEFADLPAAPGGAALYRFFRAAGDAAEAAVLLALADHLAARDLAVVDDAWPLATAVAILAEARQPSVTEPREPLVRGDALIAALRIPAGPQVAALLEAIAEARADGQVGTAEEALAYARRIVEAGTEAGPTGAADGGGPTRAADGGPTRAADGGSTRAADS; this comes from the coding sequence TCGATCTCTCGACGCTCTCCGCGCTCGCCGGGCATCCGGCGTGCGTCGCGCTCAAGGCGCGGCCCTCGCCGCCGGACGTCGCCATCGTCGGGGGGACGGTGCGCGATACGCTCCTCGGCCGGAAGCACCCGGATCTCGACCTTTGCGTCACGGCCGATCCGGAGGAGGTGGCGAGTGCCTTGCGCGGGGCCCTCGGGGGCTCGTGGTTCGTGCTGGATCCCGTCTTCGGGGTCGTGCGCTTCCACGCGGGCGGCCAGGAAGTGGACCTCGCCCTCCGGCAGGGCGAGTCGTGGGACGCCGACCTGCGCCGCCGGGATCTCACGATCAACGCGCTTGGCCTGGTGATGGTCGAAGGTGGCGTACCCGTGGAGCCGCCGTTGCTGCGGGATCCGACCGGGGGCCTGGGCGACCTGGAGGCGCGCCTGGTGAGGGCGACCAGCCGGGCGGCCCTCGAGGCCGATCCCGTGCGGACCCTGCGTGTCTTCCGCTTCGGGGCGGTCCTGGATTTCGCCATCGATCCCCAGACGCGGGGCTGGGTTGCCGAACTGGCGCCAGCACTGCGCCAGGTGGCCATGGAACGCGTGCGGGACGAGCTCTTCAAGCTCCTGGCGGCGCCCCGGTGCGCCCCGCATCTCGCGGGAGTCGCGGACGCGGGCTTGCTGGAAGTCGCGATACCCGAGCTTGCCTGGGCCCGCGGGACCGCGTCCACGGGCCATTTCGACGGGTTCCGGCATCGGCTGGAGGCCGTGCGGGTCCTGGATTGGCTGCTGTCGCGGGAGTCCCCGCTGCCGGCCGACCTCCGGGACTTCCTGGCCGAACACCTGGCCGCGCCGCTGTCGGGCGGCAGGTCGCGCGGAGCGCTCGTGCGCGCCGCCATGATGCTGCAGGGGCTTCCGCGCCCGGCGGACGATCTGGCGCGCGATCTGCGCCTGGCCACGGCGGAAGTGCGCTATGTGCGGGCCGCCGTACGGGGGATGAGCGAGTTCGCCGACCTGCCGGCCGCGCCGGGCGGTGCCGCGCTGTACCGGTTCTTCCGCGCCGCCGGCGACGCGGCCGAGGCGGCCGTCCTGCTCGCGCTGGCCGATCACCTCGCGGCACGTGACCTGGCGGTCGTGGACGATGCCTGGCCGCTGGCCACCGCGGTCGCGATCCTGGCCGAGGCCCGCCAACCCTCGGTGACCGAGCCACGCGAGCCGCTGGTGCGGGGCGACGCGCTGATCGCCGCGCTGCGCATACCGGCCGGGCCGCAGGTGGCCGCCCTGCTGGAGGCGATCGCCGAGGCGCGGGCGGACGGCCAGGTCGGCACGGCCGAAGAGGCACTGGCGTACGCGCGGCGCATCGTCGAGGCCGGCACGGAGGCCGGCCCCACCGGGGCGGCGGATGGCGGCGGCCCCACGCGGGCGGCGGATGGCGGCCCCACGCGGGCGGCGGATGGCGGCTCCACGCGGGCGGCGGACAGCTAG